The Thermocrinis ruber genomic sequence ACCCACATCCCTTATTGGTTTGGCAAGGATTATCTTCTTCCTGTCTATTTCAAATCCCTTTTCTGCCAAAGCTTTGGCGATCTCCGTACTGGTAACTGAGCCATAAAGTTTTCCTTTTTCGCCTACCTGATGCTTGATCTCCAGCACCAAGCCTTCCAACTTCTTCGCCAAGGCAAGGGCTTTTTCTTTTTCCTTCTGTAGTTTCCTCTGCTTTTGAGAGAGTATGCTTTGAACATGCCTTAGGTTGGATTCGGTGGCAGGGAGGGCTATACCCCTTGGTATGAGGTAGTTTCTGGCAAAGCCGTCTTTTACATTTATCACCGTCCCTATAGTACCATAACCCTCAAAATCTTTAATAAGCACCACCTTCATACCTGTACCTCCTTAGGTTATGAGATAAGGTAGTAGTGCCAATTGTCTTGCCCTCTTTATCTCCCTTGACAGAATCCGTTGATGCTTGGCACACACGCCTGTTTGCCTTCTGCCTATGATCTTGCCTCTTTCAGATAAAAACTTTGCTAACTCTTCATACTCCTTGTAAGAAGGATCTTTACCCTTCTCACAGAAATAACAGGTCTTTTTTGCACCTTTTTTTATCTCCATTTTTCAACCTCCTTAAAAGGGTAGTTCATCATCTTCTGAAGAAAAGGGCCTTTCTTCAAAGCCCACTTCTGTATCTTCCGGCAGGACCTCCTCCTCTATAGGTCCTTCCGCCTTTGGCTTCCTTATGATCCTGACCGCACTGGCTACAATTCTCACCTTGCTCTGTGGCCTGCCTTCTTTGTCAACCCAGCGGTCCTGACGGAGACTCCCCTCTATCACTACCATGTAGCCTTTGGAGAGCCTTGTACCCAAATCTTCTGCCAACCTGCCGTAGGCCCTAACATCAAAATAATGGGTCTCTTCTCTCCATTCATCGTTAACTTTAAACCTTCTGTTGTATGCTATGGAAAACTCCACCACCTGCGTTCCGGAAGGGAGATAGTTTATTATAGGGTCCCTCACCAGGTTTCCTATAATTAGTACCTTATTGAGCATGGCTTGCTTCTTTTTTCGCTTTTTGCTTTATGTTGAGCCACCTTATAACGTCATCATTGATCTTGTAATAAAAATCCAATTCGTTAGGCAGATCAGTGTTTTCGGATCTTATTTCAATGATGAAATATCTGCCGTGGGTAAAGTTGTTGATCCTGTAAGCGAGAGGCTTTAGCCCCCAATCTAAGACGTTCAGAATCTCACCGCCCTTTTTGGTTATAAAGTCTTTTATCTCCTGAACCCTTCTGTTTACCTCTTCTTCTGAGAGGGTGGGTTTTAAGACCACTACGCTCTCATAATGCCTTATGGTCTCATAATATCTCTTTGCCATCTTCTACCTCCTGGCCTAAGTTTAGGTCCTCACCCTTACGGTGAGAACGAGGTAAAGATACATTTTATCATTCCTTGAACCTTTTTGCAAGCTCTTCCATAACCTCCTGCCACGCAACACCCTTTACCACAAGGGAAAGGATCAAGGAATACAAGAGGTCTGCGGTTTCAAGAACTATCTGATCCTTTTGGGAGTTTTTGAGGGCTATGAGGGTTTCTATGGCTTCCTCGCCAAACTTTTGTAAAACTCTGTCCTCCCCTTCCAAAAAGAGCCTGACGGTGTAAGAATTTTTAGGCTTTCGGGCTAGCCTATCCTTTATAACCTCCTCCAACCTGCTTGGCGTTTCAAAGGGCAAGGGTCTGAGCTTTCTGTTCCCTTGAATATTCCTAAAAAAGCAGTTTCTTTCTCCCGTGTGGCATGCCCTGTTTAGGTTTTGTTCCACTATGTAAAGCAACACATCCTCGTCGCAATCAACACGGACTTCTATAACCCTTTGAAGCTCTCCAGAGGTCTCTCCCTTTTTCCATATCTCCTTCCTTGAACGGGAATAGTAATGGGCATAGCCTGTCTCCAAGGTAAGCTGGAGTGCCTGCTGGTTAGCCCAGGCGAACATCCTTATCTCGCCCGTCCTATAATCCTGGGCTATTACAGGCAGTAGCCCCTCTTGGTTCCATTTAAGGTTTTTTATAAGCTCATCCGAATATGTCAATGGGTTCCTCTCTGAATTCTCCATCTATCAACTCCCAACTTCTATAGGACACTACCTTACCCTTGCTAACAGACAGTATTATGTAAGAAAAGCCCTCAAAGGCCCTTTCCCTGTCAAATTCAGAGGGTCTGTCCGGATGGTCTGGGTGGGAGTGATAGACCCCTACTATCTCAAGCCCAAACTCCTTAGCCTTCTGTTCTGCCTTAAGGTAATCCTTTGGGTCTATTTGGTATCTATCGTTCTTTCTCTCCGGATATGCGTTGGGTGTCTCATAAGCACCAAAGACTATGCGCACATCCTGTTGGAATTTGCCCAGCAACAGTCCGCAGGTTTCGTAGGGATAATCCCTCTCCGCTTGTAGGATCATCTTCTGAAGGGCAGACCTTTTAAGCCTTAGCATGGATCAAAAGCTCCGCTATTTGTACTGCGTTGGTGGCTGCACCCTTTCTTATGTTGTCCGCCACCACCCACATAGAAAGCCCTGGCTCAAAAACCAAGTCCTTCCTTATCCTGCCCACAAAGACCTCATCCCTGCCCGCCACATCTATTGGAGTGGGATAACCTTCTTCCACCAGCACCACACCCTTTGCCTTCCTTAAAAGCTCCATTGCGGATTCTGGTTCCAGTGGACGGTTTAGCTTTACAGAAATTGCTTCCGAGTGTCCGTAAAAGACGGGAACCCTCACTGTGGTGGCACTTACCTTTATGTTTGGGTCGTGCAATATTTTCCTTGTTTCGTTCACCATCTTCATCTCTTCTTTGGTGTATCCGTTTTCTGTGAATACATCTATCTGTGGGATCACGTTGAAGGCGATCCTGCGCGGGAGATTTTTGACCTCCATCTGTTCACCCCGGCACCAAGCCCTTGTTTGTTCTTCTAGTTCTCTTATTGCCTTGGCACCCGCACCGGAGACCGACTGATAGGTTGCCACCACTATGGCAGAAATTCCCACCGCGTCGTATATGGGCTTTAGTGCTACCAACATCTGTATGGTAGAGCAGTTGGGATTGGCAATTATGCCCTTGTGATTTTCCACATCCTCCGGGTTTACCTCCGGCACAACCAGTGGCACATCAGGGTCTAACCTCCAGGCGGAAGAGTTATCTATAACTATCGCACCATCCTTGACAAAGCGGGGAGCGTACTCTTTGCTCACCGCAGAACCTGCCGAAAAGAGGGCTATGTCTATGCCCTTAAAGGAGGTCTCTTTGTTTAGCGCCCTTACTTTGAACTTCTCACCCCTGAAGGTTAGCTCGGTACCCTCCGATTTTTCGGAGGCATAAAGGTAAAGCTCATCCACCGGGAAGTTTCTTTCTTCGAGCACCTTTAAAAAGGTCCTTCCCACTTCACCCGTCGCACCAACTATGGCTACACGCATGGCATTATAATTTTAAGCCCAATGGACCTGAGCGTTAACCTTTTTGGTATTTCCTTTAAAAATCCCGTTTGGGTGGCGTCGGGCACCTTTGGTTATGGGTTGGAAGCCCTCAAGCTCTATGACATCTCCAAGCTGGGTGCGGTGGTAACTAAGGGACTTTCCCTAAAGCCACGCATCGGTAATGAACCCCCACGCATAGCAGAAACTCCCTGCGGTATGCTAAACTCCATAGGACTTCAAAACCCGGGCGTAGAAGCCTTTCTAAAGGAGATATACCCCCAAATAGAGCACATAGACACCCACTTCATAGCCAACGTTTTTGGAGAGACGGAGGAGGAATACTTGGAGGTTTGCTTGGCTTTGGAGAGTGCGGACAAAATAGTAGCCTATGAGCTCAATGTGTCCTGTCCCAACGTTAAAAAGGGTGGGCTTGCCTTTGGGCATGACCTAAAGGTCTTGGGAAGGTTGGTAAGTAAAATAAAGGGAAAGGTAAAAAAGCCTGTACTTGTTAAACTGTCTCCAAACACGGGAGATGTGGTTTTGTTTGGCAAGGTTTGCGTGGATAACGGTGCGGACGGGCTCGTAGCCATAAATACCCTTTTGGGTATGAAAATAGATGTGGAAAAAAGGACCCCCGTTCTATCCACCGTGAAGGGTGGACTCTCGGGTCCAGCCATCCTGCCCATTGCGGTTAGAATGGTCTGGGAGCTCTATCAAGCCCTTGGTACTTCCGTTCCCATCATAGGAGTTGGTGGCATCTACGATACGGATTCTGCCCTTCAGCACATGCTGGCGGGTGCGTCTGCGGTGCAGGTGGGAACCGCCAACTTCTTTGACCCACTCAGTCCCCTCAAAATCCTTGAAGGCATAGAGGACTACCTCAAAAGACACCAACTAACTTTAAAAGACTTGGTAGGAGGTGCCCACAGTGAATACAGACCTGATAGATGCCCTTGTTAAAAAGTTGAAGGGTGAGTTGGTGCAGACCCACGCCAGCTGGGTAATACTGACAGAAGACTTTGCCTACAAGATAAAGAAGCCCGTAAATTTTGGCTTTTTGGACTATTCCACCTTAGAAAAGAGAAGGGAGAATTGCCTTAGGGAAGTGGAGCTCAACAGGAGGCTCTGCCCTTGGGTCTATGTGGGCGTTCTTGAGGTGGTCAAGGTGAACTCTGAGTACTTTTTGGAGGGTGAGGGCGAAGTGGTAGAGTATGCAGTGAAGATGAGAAGGATTCCAGAGGAGAGGCTTATGAAAAATCTTTTGGACAAACTGACAGAAGAAGACCTCAGAAGGTTGGCAAAGCACCTCTTTGACTTCCACCAGAGGGCGGAAAGGAAGGATGAGTTCGGAAGGCTTGAGCTTATGAAGTTCAACACCGATGAAAACTTCATGCAAACCCAAAAGTATGTGGGAATAACCATAGAGGAGCAGGATTATAACTTTATAAAGTCAGCCACCGAAGAGTTTTACAAAAAGTACGCCCCTCTCTTTGAAAAGAGGATGAAGGAGGGAAGAATAAGGGACGGACATGGAGACATAAGGCTGGAGCATGTAGCCTTTTTGGAGGAGGGAATTTGCATCTTTGACTGCATAGAGTTTAACGAAAGGTTCAGGTGCGGAGATGTGCTAAACGATATGTGCTTTTTGTCCATGGAGTTGGAGTTTAACGGAAGGGAAGATTTAGCCAAAGTTTATGAGGAGGAGTACAAAAGGCTGAGTCAGGACCCCGAGTTTGACCTGTTTTTGCCCTTTTTTAAGTGCTACCGGGCTTATGTGCGCGGAAAGGTGGAGTCCTTTATGCTTGACGACCCAAATCTGTCGGAAGAAGAAAAGCAAAAGCACAAAGAAAGGGCAAGCAAACTGTTTAAGCTTAGCAGAAAGTATGCAGAAAGCTTAGTCTAACCACCTTAACACCACTTCAAAGCCCTCTTCCCTTCTGAACTTTTCCTTTTTACCTTTACCTTTGCCTTTCATCTCCCGCTCCCACTCGTAGTATCTGATCACGAGCTCATTCCTTGGGTCTATCATCCTTGCCCTACCAAAGTATATTTGGGCGTCTTCGTCCCTGTCCGACAGAAGCAATACAAGCCCTATCGTAGCATTTACCCTTGCTTCCCACCCCTTATTGGGAGAGTACCTTAGGGCCAACATCAACCTGTCGTAGGCTGTGGAGTAATAACCGCACATCCCCTCTGCCACACCCAACCAGTATAGGGCTTCAAAGTTGTTAGGATTTTTCGCCAGGGCTTTGTTAAACTCATGTATAGCTTTATCGCATTTCCCTTTCCTAAGGTGCTTTTTGCCGTTTTCTACGGCCTTATCAGAGGCTATTATCAAACCGGGCGGTCTGCCCTCTGACCTTGGACTTTCTCCCACTGCCACAGTGGTAGAGCATGAAAAGATAAAGAGAGGGACCAAGAATAGAAGCAAGTTAAAGATTGCCTTATTTGACATTATCAACCACCTCCTCAGAAATTATAAATTAACCCCTTTGCCAAAGCCCAATTTTGAAGGATCTTGAGCCCAACCCTTTGGCTCTTTTCTGGGTGAAACTGCACCGCAAAGATATTTTCATATTCTACGGAAGAAACAAACTCCTCTCCGTAGTCGGTGGTGGTCAGAATAACCTCTGCCCTCTTTGGGACCACTCGGTAGGAATGGACAAAATAGACAAAATCTCCATCTTTGATGCCCTCCAACAGGGATGAGTTCTTTTTCTTCCACAGTTGGTTCCAACCTATGTGTGGAATTTTTACCTTCGGTGGGAGCAAGACTACCTCTCCCTCCAAAACACCAAAACCCTTTTCTTCTCCAAACTCGAAGCTTCTTTCAAAAAGGAGCTGAAGTCCAAGACATATCCCCAAAAAGGGTTTGCCCTTTTCTATGTGGGAGAGTATAGGTCCGTAGAGGTTCAATCGGTGCAAATTTTCCATTGCATCCCTGAAGGCACCCACACCGGGCAATACCACCGCCCTTGCCCCTTTTACCACGTCCGCATCTGATGTTCTGATAACTTTAAGTCCCACATACTCCAGAGCCTTTTCTACGCTTCTGAGATTTCCCATTCCGTAATCTATAAGTGCTGTATAGTCCATAGAGATAAATATTAAAGCTCCAAGAGTTCCCCGTATGTGGGTATGTACGCATCAAAGCCAAGGCTTTCTTTTAGCTTCTGTTGAAAGATTGTCATCTTTTCCCTTTCTCCGTGGATCAGGAAGACCTTCTTTGGATTTTGGGTGTAAGATAGCCAATCCAACAGTCCCTTTTGGTCAGTGTGGGAGGAAAAGCCGTTTATTGTATAGACCTTTGCCCTAACCTCTATTTCTTCTCCGAAGATCCTGACAGGGCTTTCCCCCTCTATGATCCTTCTTCCCAAGGTGCCTTTGGGTTGATAGCCCACAAAAACCAAAGCGCATTCAGGTCGCCAAAGGTTGTACTTAAGATGGTATAGAATCCTTCCACCGGTCAGCATACCAGAACCCGCTATGATTATGGCACCGGAGGTTATAGAGTTTATGCTTTTAGACTCTTCCACATCCCTTGTGTAGTAGAGGTTGGGAAGTTTAAACGGATCCCTCTCAAGAAAGATCCTGTAGGTCTCTTCATCAAAAAACTCTGGATGGCTTTTAAACAGGTTGGTTAAGCTTATGGCTAATGGGCTGTCCAGAAAGATCTTACACTTGGGAAGTTTTCCCATCTCATAAAATTCCCTCAGAACGAATAGCACCTCTTGAGCCCTTTCTAATGCATAAGAAGGTATGATCACGTTACCGCCCATCTTGAAGGCGTAATTTATGGCATCCAAAAGCTCTTCTTTGGATTCTTCAAAGCTCTTGTGGTTTCTGTCTCCGTAGGTGGTTTCCACAAACACATAGTCCGCCTTTGATGGTCTTTGAGGATCTCTAACTATGGGTTTGTTTTTGTTGCCAAGGTCTCCAGAAAAGATAAGCCTTTTACTCTTTTTGTTCTCATATACCTCTACTTCCACAAAAGCTGAACCAAGTATATGCCCTGCATCCTTGAGGGTTATTTTCAGGTTATTGGTGATGTTAAACTCCTTGTCGTAAGGTAGGGTTATCCGGAAGAGTTCAATAGCTTCTAAAACATCGTACTCTTCGTAGAGAGGAGGGTTTGGAACTTTGCCGACACGTTGTAGCTTTCTGAGCTGAACCTTGTAATTTTCATACATCACCTTTGCAGCATCCAACAGCATCAAAAGGGCTATTCTCTTTGTGGCTTCCGTGGAGATAATTTTTCCTCTGAAACCTTCCCTAACGAGCAAGGGTATTCTTCCGCAGTGGTCTATGTGGGCGTGTGTAAGCACAACATAGTCAATTTCCCTCGGGTTAAAGGGAAAGGGTTCGTAATTTTTGTGTTCTTCCAAACCCTGAAACAGCCCGCAATCAATCAAAACCTTTTTGTTATCTGCCTCTAAGAGAAAGCAACTGCCCGTTACTCCTTCCACTCCTCCGTAGAACCCCACCCTCATCTATAAAGCTCCCTGTTTAGAATATACTCCTCCACATCCTGTGGCACCAGCCACCTTATGCTCTTTCCCTCTTTTATCCTCTGCCTTATCTCAGTGGAGGATATATCAATCCTTCTTATGCTAAGAATGAGATAGTCCTCACCTTCCCTTAGCTGTGGAAATCTCTCTTTGAAGTAGGTTTTCACTTCCTTACCCTTAGAAGCCCTGTCTATTATTATGAACTTGGCAAGCTTTACCAGCTCGTCGGGATCTTTCCACAGATGCAAAGTTAGGGCACTGTCTGCACCTATCAAAAAGGTGGGTCTTTCTTTTAGCTCCTGGAAGAGTTGTCTGGCGGTATCCACCGTGTAGGATACGCCCTTTCTGTTTAACTCCAGTGTGCTTATGGAAAATTTTTCCATCCCTTTAATTGCAAGCTTTAACATCTCAAGCCTATCCTCCGGGCTTGCCCTGTGAGGCTCCTTTAGCGGTGATTGATAGGCGGGCAAAAAGACAAGCTCTTCTATGTTAAGCTCTTCCAAGAGGTCCCTTGCTATGAGCAGGTGTCCCAGATGCACCGGGTCAAAGCTCCCACCAAAGAAAACTTTCATCACTCTTCCCGAGACCTCAGGATCAGTCTAATGGGTGCGTGCTTTATGTTAGTGCATTCCCTCAACCTTCTTTCAAAGAACTTCTTGTAGTGGCTTTTCCACTCTTCTGGGTTGTTGGTGTATAGCACAAAAGTAGGTGGCTTTGTGCTCTCTTGGTATGCATAATAAACTTTTATCCTGCCGGGCGGTGCCTTTTCTGATAGAACCTTCTCCACGCATCGGTTTACAAAGGATGTTTTGTGCTGTTTGCAGTAATCTTGATAAACCAATAGGACGTTGTCTAAGAGTTCTCTCACTCCCTTACCTTCTGTGGCAACGGTCAGCACAATGGGTGCATAGTCCAAAAAGCTTAGCCTTTTTCTCAAGTACTCTTTAACTTCCTCTTCGGTGGAGTTTATCAGGTCAAACTTGTTGCCTACGATCACACAACCTTTGTATCTTCTTGCTATGAGTCCTCCTATCCTTTGGTCTTGATGAACCACACCTTCCGAGAGGTCTACCACCAAGCAAACCACATCGGACATCTCTATAGCCTTTATGGACCTTCCCACCGAGAAGAACTCAACGCCGTACTCTACCTTGGACGGTCTTCTTATGCCAGCAGTATCCACTAAGATCAGTGGATTTCCTTTGTATTCAAAATAGACCTCCACCGCATCCCGGGTGGTGCCCGGTATTGGAGAGACAATCACTCTATCGCTACCAAGCACCGCATTCACCAGAGAGGACTTTCCCACATTAGGTCTGCCCACAAAAGAAAGCCTCAGCCCTTCCCTTTGGGCAACCTCCTCCTCCGGGAGCATACTAACCACATCGTCAAGCAGTTCTCCCACACCTCTTCCATGCTGGGCGGATATAGGATAGACCTTCTCAAAGCCCAAGCTGTAAAAGTCGTAGAGGTTCTCCTTTGCTTTTTTAACATCCATCTTATTTACCACCAGGAAGACCTTTTCCCTGTATGGATACAAGAGCTCCGCCACTGCCCTGTCCGCGTGGGTAATACCTTCCTTTCCATCCACCATAAAAAGGATCACGCTCGCCTGGTTTAGAAGCTCCTGAACCCTTTTTCTGATCTCTTGGGCTATGTAGTCTTTGTCCTCCAAAAGCCCTCCCGTGTCCACCACCCAAAAGCTTTTATCCTTCCAATGGACGATTGCCTCCAAGGCGTCCCGGGTAATGCCGGGCATATCATGAACTATGCTAAGCCTCTTTCCCACCAGGCGGTTAAAGAGGGTGGATTTTCCTACGTTCGGTCTTCCAACTATGACTACCTTATTCACTGTATATCTATTATAGCCATATCTGGTGGTTCAAAAAAGCGCATGGGAGGACCGCCTGTGCCAACACCTTTGCTAACAAAGAGGACACTTCCCTTTCCCAATTCTACCCATCCTGCGTTAGCATCAAATAGTCTTGGAATGATAAACTTTCCCACAGGGTAGTAAACCCCTCCGTGGGTGTGTCCCGCAAGCATAAGGTCAAAGAGTCCCAACGCCCTTTTATCCACCCTTGGCTTGTGCTTTAAAACAAGGATGAACTTATCCTTTGGCAGGTCTTTTAAGATCTCATACTCGCTGAGAGGTCCTACGCAGGCATTAAAAAACCGGCAGTCGTCGTCATCCACTCCTACCACAATAATGGAGCCCAAATCTACCCAAGAACCTCTGAGTAGCACAAAACCTGCACTCTCTGTAAATTCTATAGCCTGCTGGACACCCCTATAGTACTCGTGATTGCCAAGCACCGCAAACTTACCCAAGGGCGGAGACATTTCCCTTAGGGCTTGAGCCAGTCCGTCCTTTCTCTTCATGTTTCCATCCACCAAGTCGCCCGTAGATACCAAAAGGTCTGGCTTGTACTTTTCATACACCTCTTTTATAAGTTTGATCTTGTCCATCCCCATAACAGGTCCCAAATGGACATCGGAGATATGCATGATCCTTATTCTCTGTGAAACCTTGTCGGTTTTTATATGAAAGTGATAAACCTCCGGCTTTAGGGTTTCGTAGTAGCTGTAAGCGGACAGGCTAAGGGCAAGCGAAAGGGCTATGACAATGGATAACTTTTTGCTTGGTCTTGGTAGAGGGTTTATCCCAAAGATGGAATGCATAGCCCTAACAAAGAGAGAATAGAGGTCCAAAAGGAGGAAAGATATAATCAAGTATAGCAAAAAGCCCATGTAGAGGAGGGTGCCAAGACCTATGATATAGGAAAGGGAAGGAGAGAAGTTGGCGTCCGCATACCTCATCAAAAAGGGAGAGAAAAAGCCCAAAGCAAGGACCGGTAATATAGCCCTGTGCCTTAACCTAAGATACACATAGAGGTTCATAAGGAGGTATATACTCAAGAAGGCAAGGATAAACCATTTCATGCTTCTTCTAATTTATATCCCACACCCCTAACAGTCTTTATCCACTCGCCCTCCTTTCCTAACTTTTCCCTAAGGTTTTTTACATGAACATCTATGGTTCTATCATAGACCTCCTTTTTTAGAACATGTTCCACTAAATATTCCCTGCTTACGGGCTTTCCATAGTTTTCCAAAAGGGTCTTCAAAACGGCAAACTCCGTTTTTGTTAGGTTTATGGGTTCTTTGCCCCTTCTTACTTCCATCCTTTCCATATCCACCGTCAAACTACCAAGCCTTACAATCCCACCCTCCCTTAAGGCACCGTACCTTCTCATAACCGCCCTTATTCGTGCCAAAAGCTCTTTTATGGAAAAGGGTTTGGTAATGTAGTCGTCTGCCCCAAGCTCAAAACCCTTTAGCTTGTCCTCCTCCGCAGTTTTGGCAGTCAAAAAAATTATTGGAACATCCTTAGTTTCTGGAGAGGACCTGAGTATGTTTGCCACTTTAAAGCCATCCAAGGAGGGTACCATCACATCCAATATAAAAAGGTTTGGCCTTTCCTCCTTTACCCTCTCCAAGAGTTCAACACCCTTG encodes the following:
- a CDS encoding gluconokinase, which translates into the protein MNTDLIDALVKKLKGELVQTHASWVILTEDFAYKIKKPVNFGFLDYSTLEKRRENCLREVELNRRLCPWVYVGVLEVVKVNSEYFLEGEGEVVEYAVKMRRIPEERLMKNLLDKLTEEDLRRLAKHLFDFHQRAERKDEFGRLELMKFNTDENFMQTQKYVGITIEEQDYNFIKSATEEFYKKYAPLFEKRMKEGRIRDGHGDIRLEHVAFLEEGICIFDCIEFNERFRCGDVLNDMCFLSMELEFNGREDLAKVYEEEYKRLSQDPEFDLFLPFFKCYRAYVRGKVESFMLDDPNLSEEEKQKHKERASKLFKLSRKYAESLV
- a CDS encoding Mov34/MPN/PAD-1 family protein is translated as MLRLKRSALQKMILQAERDYPYETCGLLLGKFQQDVRIVFGAYETPNAYPERKNDRYQIDPKDYLKAEQKAKEFGLEIVGVYHSHPDHPDRPSEFDRERAFEGFSYIILSVSKGKVVSYRSWELIDGEFREEPIDIFG
- a CDS encoding tetratricopeptide repeat protein, with the protein product MSNKAIFNLLLFLVPLFIFSCSTTVAVGESPRSEGRPPGLIIASDKAVENGKKHLRKGKCDKAIHEFNKALAKNPNNFEALYWLGVAEGMCGYYSTAYDRLMLALRYSPNKGWEARVNATIGLVLLLSDRDEDAQIYFGRARMIDPRNELVIRYYEWEREMKGKGKGKKEKFRREEGFEVVLRWLD
- the ssb gene encoding single-stranded DNA-binding protein, with the protein product MLNKVLIIGNLVRDPIINYLPSGTQVVEFSIAYNRRFKVNDEWREETHYFDVRAYGRLAEDLGTRLSKGYMVVIEGSLRQDRWVDKEGRPQSKVRIVASAVRIIRKPKAEGPIEEEVLPEDTEVGFEERPFSSEDDELPF
- the rpsR gene encoding 30S ribosomal protein S18; translated protein: MEIKKGAKKTCYFCEKGKDPSYKEYEELAKFLSERGKIIGRRQTGVCAKHQRILSREIKRARQLALLPYLIT
- the asd gene encoding aspartate-semialdehyde dehydrogenase; the encoded protein is MRVAIVGATGEVGRTFLKVLEERNFPVDELYLYASEKSEGTELTFRGEKFKVRALNKETSFKGIDIALFSAGSAVSKEYAPRFVKDGAIVIDNSSAWRLDPDVPLVVPEVNPEDVENHKGIIANPNCSTIQMLVALKPIYDAVGISAIVVATYQSVSGAGAKAIRELEEQTRAWCRGEQMEVKNLPRRIAFNVIPQIDVFTENGYTKEEMKMVNETRKILHDPNIKVSATTVRVPVFYGHSEAISVKLNRPLEPESAMELLRKAKGVVLVEEGYPTPIDVAGRDEVFVGRIRKDLVFEPGLSMWVVADNIRKGAATNAVQIAELLIHAKA
- the nadD gene encoding nicotinate (nicotinamide) nucleotide adenylyltransferase; protein product: MKVFFGGSFDPVHLGHLLIARDLLEELNIEELVFLPAYQSPLKEPHRASPEDRLEMLKLAIKGMEKFSISTLELNRKGVSYTVDTARQLFQELKERPTFLIGADSALTLHLWKDPDELVKLAKFIIIDRASKGKEVKTYFKERFPQLREGEDYLILSIRRIDISSTEIRQRIKEGKSIRWLVPQDVEEYILNRELYR
- the rpsF gene encoding 30S ribosomal protein S6, which codes for MAKRYYETIRHYESVVVLKPTLSEEEVNRRVQEIKDFITKKGGEILNVLDWGLKPLAYRINNFTHGRYFIIEIRSENTDLPNELDFYYKINDDVIRWLNIKQKAKKEASHAQ
- a CDS encoding MBL fold metallo-hydrolase RNA specificity domain-containing protein; translation: MRVGFYGGVEGVTGSCFLLEADNKKVLIDCGLFQGLEEHKNYEPFPFNPREIDYVVLTHAHIDHCGRIPLLVREGFRGKIISTEATKRIALLMLLDAAKVMYENYKVQLRKLQRVGKVPNPPLYEEYDVLEAIELFRITLPYDKEFNITNNLKITLKDAGHILGSAFVEVEVYENKKSKRLIFSGDLGNKNKPIVRDPQRPSKADYVFVETTYGDRNHKSFEESKEELLDAINYAFKMGGNVIIPSYALERAQEVLFVLREFYEMGKLPKCKIFLDSPLAISLTNLFKSHPEFFDEETYRIFLERDPFKLPNLYYTRDVEESKSINSITSGAIIIAGSGMLTGGRILYHLKYNLWRPECALVFVGYQPKGTLGRRIIEGESPVRIFGEEIEVRAKVYTINGFSSHTDQKGLLDWLSYTQNPKKVFLIHGEREKMTIFQQKLKESLGFDAYIPTYGELLEL
- a CDS encoding dihydroorotate dehydrogenase, which produces MDLSVNLFGISFKNPVWVASGTFGYGLEALKLYDISKLGAVVTKGLSLKPRIGNEPPRIAETPCGMLNSIGLQNPGVEAFLKEIYPQIEHIDTHFIANVFGETEEEYLEVCLALESADKIVAYELNVSCPNVKKGGLAFGHDLKVLGRLVSKIKGKVKKPVLVKLSPNTGDVVLFGKVCVDNGADGLVAINTLLGMKIDVEKRTPVLSTVKGGLSGPAILPIAVRMVWELYQALGTSVPIIGVGGIYDTDSALQHMLAGASAVQVGTANFFDPLSPLKILEGIEDYLKRHQLTLKDLVGGAHSEYRPDRCPC
- the hisIE gene encoding bifunctional phosphoribosyl-AMP cyclohydrolase/phosphoribosyl-ATP diphosphatase HisIE — protein: MENSERNPLTYSDELIKNLKWNQEGLLPVIAQDYRTGEIRMFAWANQQALQLTLETGYAHYYSRSRKEIWKKGETSGELQRVIEVRVDCDEDVLLYIVEQNLNRACHTGERNCFFRNIQGNRKLRPLPFETPSRLEEVIKDRLARKPKNSYTVRLFLEGEDRVLQKFGEEAIETLIALKNSQKDQIVLETADLLYSLILSLVVKGVAWQEVMEELAKRFKE
- the hisH gene encoding imidazole glycerol phosphate synthase subunit HisH, with amino-acid sequence MDYTALIDYGMGNLRSVEKALEYVGLKVIRTSDADVVKGARAVVLPGVGAFRDAMENLHRLNLYGPILSHIEKGKPFLGICLGLQLLFERSFEFGEEKGFGVLEGEVVLLPPKVKIPHIGWNQLWKKKNSSLLEGIKDGDFVYFVHSYRVVPKRAEVILTTTDYGEEFVSSVEYENIFAVQFHPEKSQRVGLKILQNWALAKGLIYNF
- the der gene encoding ribosome biogenesis GTPase Der — translated: MNKVVIVGRPNVGKSTLFNRLVGKRLSIVHDMPGITRDALEAIVHWKDKSFWVVDTGGLLEDKDYIAQEIRKRVQELLNQASVILFMVDGKEGITHADRAVAELLYPYREKVFLVVNKMDVKKAKENLYDFYSLGFEKVYPISAQHGRGVGELLDDVVSMLPEEEVAQREGLRLSFVGRPNVGKSSLVNAVLGSDRVIVSPIPGTTRDAVEVYFEYKGNPLILVDTAGIRRPSKVEYGVEFFSVGRSIKAIEMSDVVCLVVDLSEGVVHQDQRIGGLIARRYKGCVIVGNKFDLINSTEEEVKEYLRKRLSFLDYAPIVLTVATEGKGVRELLDNVLLVYQDYCKQHKTSFVNRCVEKVLSEKAPPGRIKVYYAYQESTKPPTFVLYTNNPEEWKSHYKKFFERRLRECTNIKHAPIRLILRSREE
- the rplI gene encoding 50S ribosomal protein L9; translated protein: MKVVLIKDFEGYGTIGTVINVKDGFARNYLIPRGIALPATESNLRHVQSILSQKQRKLQKEKEKALALAKKLEGLVLEIKHQVGEKGKLYGSVTSTEIAKALAEKGFEIDRKKIILAKPIRDVGIHTVSIRLHPEVEVQIKVDVQPQE